From Sceloporus undulatus isolate JIND9_A2432 ecotype Alabama chromosome 6, SceUnd_v1.1, whole genome shotgun sequence, one genomic window encodes:
- the MIEN1 gene encoding migration and invasion enhancer 1 encodes MSGGSGEPAAEAPPTTGGGVRIVVEYCKPCGFESAYLELANAVKEEYPDVEIESRLGGTGAFEIEINGQLIFSKLETGGFPYEKDLIEAIRRASNGEPLEKITKSRPPCVIL; translated from the exons ATGAGCGGCGGGTCTGGAGAGCCGGCCGCCGAGGCCCCGCCCACCACCGGAGGGGGCGTCCGAATCGTAGTGGAGTACtg caaaccttgtggttttgaatcTGCCTATCTAGAGCTGGCAAATGCAGTAAAAGAAGAATATCCTGATGTGGAGATTGAATCCCGACTTGGAGGGACAG GAGcttttgaaatagaaataaatggaCAGCTGATCTTTTCCAAACTTGAGACTGGAGGATTCCCTTATGAGAAAGAT CTCATTGAAGCCATTCGTAGGGCTAGTAATGGGGAGCCACTTGAGAAGATCACCAAGAGCCGACCTCCTTGTGTCATCCTTTAG